One stretch of Syntrophomonadaceae bacterium DNA includes these proteins:
- a CDS encoding glycosyltransferase, with protein MPLADVLLLTATFGGGHIHACMAVEHAFKRFFPEVKVASFDFFKEISPWLAESANSLYLATIRFRPELYGSFYNYANRLPHDSSLQKGLNLIGLSKAITFLREIKPQVVVSFYPTPSQVVGDLKGKGQFNGQLVTVITDYIVNKQWIHPLTDLYLVAAIKVKNELTACGVPGDKIKVTGIPISLDFAQEKNRNELLKNNGLDQSLPLLLICCGAFGVNRGIEELCREVASYKAPLQSVVISGRNSRLQRRLAPIAHGANHPFYVYGYVKDMADWMAMAEIVVSKSGGLTVSEAIASELPMVIIPPFPGQETSNARYLQNRGAAVLCEDISHIPQVIFHLLKNPLEMQKMRCSAREIKKPFAAKHASAVITGMLSGIHAERQA; from the coding sequence ATGCCTTTGGCAGATGTTTTACTGCTGACAGCCACATTTGGAGGGGGGCACATTCATGCTTGCATGGCGGTGGAACATGCCTTTAAGCGTTTTTTTCCTGAGGTAAAAGTAGCGTCATTTGATTTTTTTAAGGAAATAAGTCCTTGGCTGGCAGAGTCTGCAAACTCCTTATACCTTGCTACCATAAGGTTCAGACCGGAATTATACGGGTCTTTTTACAACTATGCAAACAGGCTGCCCCATGATTCCTCTCTGCAAAAAGGATTAAACCTGATCGGTTTGAGCAAGGCGATAACATTTTTAAGGGAGATTAAGCCTCAGGTGGTAGTTTCTTTTTATCCGACACCTTCCCAGGTTGTAGGAGATCTCAAGGGTAAGGGGCAGTTTAATGGCCAATTGGTGACGGTAATAACTGATTATATTGTGAATAAGCAATGGATCCATCCGCTGACAGACCTGTACTTGGTTGCAGCTATCAAAGTAAAAAATGAGTTGACTGCCTGCGGAGTACCCGGTGATAAAATCAAGGTGACCGGTATTCCTATTTCCCTAGATTTTGCTCAGGAAAAGAATAGAAATGAACTTTTGAAAAACAATGGTTTAGATCAGAGCCTCCCTCTTTTGCTAATCTGCTGTGGAGCATTTGGTGTTAACAGGGGTATTGAGGAGTTGTGCAGAGAAGTTGCTTCTTACAAGGCCCCCCTGCAAAGTGTTGTCATTTCCGGTAGGAACTCTCGGTTGCAACGGCGCCTGGCACCTATTGCCCACGGAGCTAACCATCCTTTTTATGTATATGGGTATGTTAAAGATATGGCAGACTGGATGGCAATGGCAGAAATTGTTGTGAGCAAATCTGGGGGCTTAACCGTCAGCGAGGCGATAGCAAGTGAACTGCCGATGGTAATTATTCCACCTTTCCCAGGGCAAGAAACATCTAATGCCCGATACCTACAAAACCGTGGAGCAGCTGTCCTTTGTGAAGACATTTCTCATATTCCTCAGGTTATTTTTCATTTGTTAAAAAATCCTTTAGAGATGCAAAAAATGCGATGCTCGGCACGGGAGATAAAAAAACCCTTTGCTGCTAAACATGCGTCTGCAGTGATAACTGGAATGCTGTCCGGGATTCATGCAGAAAGGCAGGCATAG
- the plsX gene encoding phosphate acyltransferase PlsX → MRIAVDAMGGDNAPGEIVKGAVEAARSGIADILLVGNELQVEAELAKYPKLHNLSIVHASEVIGMDEPPAAALRKKKDASITIATRLVKDGEAGGLVSAGSTGAQVSVALLGLGRIPGIQRPAIATVLPTLRGGKLMLDVGANTDCKPQNLLQFALMGSIYANRVMGISDPKIGLLNIGTEINKGNELTQAAYELLAAAPINFIGNYEARDIPSGEADVIVCDGFVGNSLLKFGEGLIMSLFSMLQAEMAGSVRTRLGAALMLPGFKSIKKKLDYEEYGGAPLFGVQGISIVCHGSSRAKAITNAVQMAVQCLSSRFVDQLGGEIDQGVATK, encoded by the coding sequence ATGAGAATTGCTGTGGACGCCATGGGCGGTGATAATGCTCCTGGTGAAATCGTTAAAGGCGCGGTAGAAGCTGCCCGCTCGGGCATTGCAGATATCTTGCTGGTAGGCAATGAATTACAGGTTGAAGCGGAACTAGCCAAGTACCCCAAACTACATAATTTGTCAATCGTTCATGCCAGCGAGGTAATCGGGATGGATGAGCCTCCGGCTGCTGCATTAAGAAAGAAAAAGGACGCGTCTATTACGATAGCCACCCGTTTGGTTAAAGATGGGGAGGCCGGCGGGCTCGTATCTGCTGGCAGCACCGGAGCCCAGGTGTCCGTCGCCCTGCTTGGTCTGGGCAGGATCCCTGGCATCCAACGGCCGGCTATAGCCACGGTTCTTCCTACTTTGCGCGGAGGCAAACTGATGCTTGATGTAGGCGCCAATACTGACTGCAAACCTCAAAACCTTCTGCAGTTTGCTTTAATGGGCAGCATCTATGCTAACCGGGTAATGGGAATAAGTGACCCGAAAATCGGTTTATTAAATATCGGCACGGAAATTAACAAAGGGAATGAATTAACCCAAGCCGCTTACGAACTGCTGGCAGCAGCACCCATTAATTTTATCGGCAATTATGAGGCTAGAGATATCCCCAGCGGAGAGGCAGATGTAATTGTTTGTGACGGATTTGTAGGCAACAGCCTCCTGAAATTTGGCGAAGGCTTGATCATGTCATTGTTTAGCATGCTGCAGGCGGAAATGGCAGGGTCCGTGCGCACCCGCCTTGGGGCTGCCCTGATGCTGCCTGGTTTTAAATCTATCAAAAAGAAACTAGATTATGAAGAATATGGCGGCGCTCCCCTTTTTGGTGTTCAGGGGATCAGCATTGTCTGTCACGGCAGTTCCAGGGCTAAAGCCATTACCAATGCGGTGCAAATGGCCGTTCAGTGTTTATCAAGTAGGTTTGTGGACCAGCTTGGCGGCGAAATCGATCAGGGGGTAGCAACGAAATGA
- a CDS encoding ISAs1 family transposase: MKTWRRRIFPPEYVSKEKGHGRIEVRKIRTSTALNDYVTFPYVEQVCRIERITCKLNGELLRQEVAYGITSLPPEKADAKRLLALNRGHWTIENRLHWVRDVTFDEDRSQIRTGQGPRTMATLRNLAISLFRLQKINNIAQALRTFGRNPERALQYLGL, translated from the coding sequence TTGAAGACCTGGAGAAGGAGGATTTTTCCCCCTGAATATGTCAGTAAAGAAAAAGGTCATGGACGGATTGAGGTACGGAAAATAAGGACGAGCACCGCACTGAATGACTATGTGACATTTCCTTATGTTGAACAAGTCTGCCGGATAGAACGTATTACCTGCAAATTAAATGGAGAACTGCTCCGTCAAGAAGTGGCCTACGGCATTACCAGTCTACCGCCAGAGAAGGCGGATGCGAAAAGGTTGCTTGCTTTAAACCGCGGGCATTGGACTATCGAAAACCGGTTGCATTGGGTGCGGGACGTTACTTTCGATGAAGACAGATCTCAAATTCGCACAGGGCAAGGACCGCGGACAATGGCAACGCTTCGCAACTTGGCGATTAGCTTGTTTCGGTTACAAAAAATAAATAATATTGCTCAGGCGCTCCGTACGTTCGGTCGAAATCCGGAAAGGGCGCTCCAATATCTAGGGCTGTAA
- a CDS encoding 1-acyl-sn-glycerol-3-phosphate acyltransferase — MIYTLVKLISKWFLWLLGKPVITGLENVPLTGPAIVVANHTSLLDGFLLAALWPRQITFLSAAYLFRLPVVGAFLRAMGAIPVRTEGSELAGIRAALRVLQKGGTIGLFPEGRRVSQTDKIVPFQTGWVYLALKAGAPVLPVAIKGTSTALPVGAGFPRRSKIYVQIAAPWAMEEKVRRPRQETLADLNTKLNSQMQQMLEEL, encoded by the coding sequence ATGATCTACACCCTGGTCAAGTTAATTTCCAAGTGGTTTTTGTGGTTATTGGGGAAACCGGTAATTACGGGGCTAGAAAACGTCCCCCTTACAGGCCCGGCAATTGTGGTGGCCAACCACACCAGCCTACTGGACGGCTTCCTCTTGGCGGCTTTATGGCCGCGGCAAATTACCTTCCTGTCGGCAGCCTACTTGTTCAGGTTGCCGGTAGTGGGAGCGTTTTTGCGCGCGATGGGCGCCATCCCGGTGCGAACTGAAGGTAGTGAGCTGGCAGGAATAAGAGCAGCCTTGCGGGTATTGCAGAAAGGAGGTACAATTGGCCTTTTCCCTGAAGGCCGCCGAGTTAGCCAAACGGACAAGATTGTCCCATTCCAAACAGGATGGGTGTATCTCGCCCTGAAGGCAGGGGCGCCGGTACTGCCGGTGGCGATCAAAGGTACCAGCACAGCACTACCGGTAGGTGCAGGCTTCCCGCGCCGCAGTAAAATCTATGTACAAATCGCTGCCCCGTGGGCGATGGAAGAAAAGGTCCGGCGACCGAGGCAGGAAACCCTAGCAGATTTGAATACGAAACTGAACAGCCAAATGCAACAGATGCTGGAAGAATTATGA
- a CDS encoding radical SAM protein: MMRWEFNIEFAKRYVGEKMLRELLSYLSKDPVTHMERLLGLGKLLARGEEHKRNMAELEKAIASNPAVRQLAEGVLKETHPNVLHRLLYNWFVNSVLLGIPRQRQLSETLGFNVPHTILVDPTSACNLRCEGCWAGAYAQHDELSFERLDRLCAEAKELGIYWMVMSGGEPFMYPRLFDLAAKHSDMAFMLYTNGTRIDDRVADQIVEAGNLSPAFSLEGWEERTDRRRAPGVFEKVTAAMDRLRERGAVFGVSLTATRENMEEITADGFVDFLAEKGARYGWVFHYIPIGRNPNPDLMLTPEQRDYMAARVPAIRKNKPIILADFWNDGEFAQGCIAGGRHYFHVTASGAVQPCAFVHFSTHNIKDHSLEEVLRSPMFAAFQKRQPFCGDHLRPCPIIDVPSALRDIVAESEAKPTHHGAGDVLTGEVAEMLNRRAAAWAEAAAEVRSRQTIRTVC; this comes from the coding sequence ATGATGAGGTGGGAGTTCAACATAGAATTTGCTAAGAGGTATGTGGGTGAAAAGATGCTGCGGGAGTTGTTAAGCTACCTGAGCAAAGACCCGGTTACTCACATGGAGCGGTTGCTGGGCTTGGGTAAGCTGTTAGCGCGGGGGGAAGAACATAAGCGAAACATGGCCGAATTGGAAAAAGCCATTGCCTCCAACCCGGCCGTGCGCCAACTGGCGGAAGGGGTATTGAAAGAAACCCACCCCAACGTGCTGCACCGGCTGCTCTACAACTGGTTCGTCAATTCCGTCCTGCTGGGTATCCCCCGGCAGAGGCAACTGTCGGAGACCCTAGGGTTCAACGTACCCCACACTATCTTGGTGGACCCCACCAGCGCCTGCAACCTGCGGTGCGAGGGGTGCTGGGCCGGCGCCTACGCCCAGCATGACGAGCTTTCCTTTGAGCGCCTTGACCGCCTTTGTGCCGAGGCCAAGGAACTAGGGATCTACTGGATGGTGATGTCCGGCGGGGAGCCCTTCATGTATCCGCGCCTGTTCGACCTGGCCGCCAAGCACAGCGATATGGCTTTCATGCTGTATACCAACGGCACCAGGATCGATGACCGGGTAGCGGACCAAATCGTGGAGGCAGGCAACCTGTCCCCGGCTTTCAGCCTCGAAGGATGGGAGGAAAGGACCGACCGCCGGCGCGCTCCGGGAGTATTTGAAAAAGTAACCGCCGCCATGGACCGGCTGCGGGAGCGGGGAGCTGTCTTCGGTGTCTCCCTCACCGCCACCCGGGAGAACATGGAGGAGATTACCGCCGACGGCTTCGTGGACTTCCTGGCGGAGAAAGGAGCCCGGTACGGCTGGGTCTTTCACTACATCCCCATCGGCCGCAACCCCAACCCGGACCTGATGCTGACACCGGAGCAGCGGGACTACATGGCCGCGCGCGTGCCCGCCATCCGCAAGAATAAACCTATCATTCTGGCCGATTTTTGGAACGATGGAGAATTCGCCCAGGGGTGCATCGCCGGCGGGCGGCACTACTTCCACGTGACCGCCAGCGGCGCGGTGCAGCCGTGCGCCTTTGTCCACTTCTCCACCCACAACATCAAGGATCACAGCCTGGAAGAGGTCTTGCGCTCACCGATGTTTGCCGCCTTCCAAAAAAGGCAGCCTTTCTGCGGCGACCACCTGCGGCCCTGCCCCATTATCGACGTGCCCTCCGCCCTGCGGGACATCGTGGCGGAAAGCGAGGCCAAGCCCACCCACCACGGCGCCGGCGACGTGCTGACAGGGGAAGTGGCCGAAATGCTGAACCGGCGGGCGGCGGCCTGGGCGGAGGCGGCCGCGGAAGTGCGGTCCCGGCAAACCATAAGGACTGTCTGCTAA
- a CDS encoding ISAs1 family transposase yields the protein MPTQTEFQSLNVRPIKQEEEQQWNQLMDEHHYLGFRQLVGESIKYVAELNGQWVALLGWGTAAFKCGSRDEWIGWSREQQWRRLVFLVNNARFLILPQVRIPNLASKILSLNLKRLSADWMAVFGHKVVLAETFVEHSRFAGTCYRAAGWIKLGQTRGFGRNGGKYYHHGLSKTIYVYPLHRNARQLLSAPFPAPELSGGRKPMVDLNRVNWGGSNGLLAQLEQLKDPRKRRGIRHSATSTLAIAACAVLSGARNFLAIGEWAADLSQDLLCRLGCRFHPEKRIYIPPSEPTIRRQLQIVDADEFDRLINEWLAQQADPDAVAVDGKTLRGARDRDGKQMHLMSAILHKEGVVIAQKQVDRKTNEIPLFQPLLDPIDLKGKVVTADALHTQVEHASYLKEEKEADYFFTVKGNQGTLLKSIEDLEKEDFSP from the coding sequence ATGCCAACACAGACAGAATTTCAATCGTTGAATGTCCGACCCATTAAACAAGAGGAAGAGCAACAGTGGAATCAACTCATGGACGAGCACCATTACCTTGGCTTTCGTCAACTTGTGGGAGAATCCATCAAATACGTCGCTGAATTGAACGGTCAGTGGGTTGCCCTGCTGGGCTGGGGGACGGCAGCGTTTAAATGTGGTTCTCGTGATGAGTGGATTGGTTGGTCAAGAGAACAGCAATGGCGACGTCTGGTCTTTCTTGTCAACAATGCGCGATTCCTCATCCTGCCCCAAGTGCGGATACCAAACCTGGCCTCCAAAATCTTATCGTTGAACCTGAAGCGTTTATCTGCGGATTGGATGGCGGTATTCGGACACAAAGTCGTACTTGCGGAGACATTTGTTGAGCATTCACGGTTTGCCGGCACCTGCTATCGGGCGGCTGGGTGGATAAAGCTGGGACAAACGCGAGGTTTTGGGCGCAATGGCGGTAAATACTACCACCATGGTTTGTCGAAGACGATTTATGTATATCCACTACATCGAAACGCGAGGCAACTGCTTTCCGCTCCTTTTCCTGCGCCGGAACTAAGCGGAGGGCGAAAACCAATGGTTGATCTAAACAGGGTGAATTGGGGAGGTAGTAACGGGTTATTAGCGCAATTGGAGCAGCTTAAAGACCCACGGAAGCGCCGCGGCATTCGTCATTCCGCCACATCTACATTAGCGATTGCCGCATGCGCGGTATTATCGGGAGCCCGTAATTTTTTGGCGATTGGCGAATGGGCAGCTGACTTGTCCCAAGACTTGCTTTGTCGTTTAGGATGTCGCTTTCACCCTGAAAAACGAATTTATATACCGCCCAGTGAGCCGACGATCAGGCGACAATTGCAAATCGTAGATGCAGACGAATTCGATCGCCTCATTAATGAGTGGTTAGCGCAACAAGCCGACCCGGATGCCGTTGCCGTGGACGGTAAAACACTAAGAGGCGCCCGGGACAGAGACGGCAAGCAGATGCACTTGATGTCGGCGATTTTGCACAAAGAGGGTGTGGTCATCGCCCAAAAACAGGTTGACAGGAAAACGAACGAAATTCCGTTGTTCCAACCGCTGCTAGATCCCATCGATCTTAAAGGCAAGGTTGTCACAGCAGATGCGCTGCATACGCAAGTGGAGCATGCGAGCTATCTGAAAGAAGAAAAAGAAGCGGACTACTTCTTCACTGTCAAAGGAAATCAGGGGACATTACTTAAGTCCATTGAAGACCTGGAGAAGGAGGATTTTTCCCCCTGA